The Bacillota bacterium genome contains the following window.
TCCTTGACTCCGGGAGCGATCACCGGCAATTCGTTTAGTTCCAACCCGACACCGTGGCCGATAAACCTCGCCGGCTGCCGCCATCCCTGGAAATAGTCACCGAAGCCCGCCTGCCGTGCAAGCTGAAACGCCAGTTCATACAACTCGGCAGGCACGGCGCCGGGCCGCGCCGCCGCCAACACCGCCGACTGAATTTCCAGCGCTTTCACGTGAGCCTTCTCGAGCCGATCATCCAGTCTGCCGAAAACGAAGACGCGGGTGGCGTCGGTGACATAGCTGCGGTAAGCTGCGCCGTAATCAACGTAAACCGGCTCGCCTTCCTTCAGCATCCTTCGCCCCGAGCCGAAGGAAAATGTCGGATCAAGCCCGGGCCCGGAAACAGGGCCGTCGAAATAAGAGGGTTCGGCGGCGTTCGGTCCCGTCAGAAAATGCCCCATGAAAAAGTCGGGGTTCATTCCCCGGAAGCGAACAAGCCCCTGGTGCCCCAACCGGCGCGCCTCCCCTTCAAACCGTCCTGCCATTTCGATTTCCGTCTTTCCCACGGCCGCTATGCGCGGCACGCATTCCATCATAGCGTCAAGAAGAAGTCCGCTGTCACGAAGGATTTCAATTTCCAATCCCGATTTAACCGCTCTTTGTTCACGGATAATGGC
Protein-coding sequences here:
- a CDS encoding Xaa-Pro peptidase family protein, whose protein sequence is MERVREDIFRRVQVLQERLSGEGVAGALILQSADIVYYSGTYQSGHLYVPAGGSPVFMVRKDFERARADAAVDFVVPLRSYREVPQIIEEHGLPLPEVLGLEFDVLPVSVYIQYQKTFPASRFKDVSAIIREQRAVKSGLEIEILRDSGLLLDAMMECVPRIAAVGKTEIEMAGRFEGEARRLGHQGLVRFRGMNPDFFMGHFLTGPNAAEPSYFDGPVSGPGLDPTFSFGSGRRMLKEGEPVYVDYGAAYRSYVTDATRVFVFGRLDDRLEKAHVKALEIQSAVLAAARPGAVPAELYELAFQLARQAGFGDYFQGWRQPARFIGHGVGLELNELPVIAPGVKEPLAAGMVFALEPKFVFPGVGAVGIENTVLLTDNGVERLTNYPDEIQRL